The Centroberyx gerrardi isolate f3 chromosome 12, fCenGer3.hap1.cur.20231027, whole genome shotgun sequence genome has a window encoding:
- the LOC139911933 gene encoding lysophosphatidylcholine acyltransferase 1 produces MRLPTSRHCVVEGDGKKMDQAPPFRNPFVHVLKFTPLEKAKIALMTVTLFPIRLFLAAFMMLLAWPFAFLASVGRSETTVEPQCLWRRLVDVVLRTIMRVMWFAGGFHWMTVKGRRALPAEAPILTLAPHSSYFDAIPVTMTMASIVMKAESKDIPLWGTLIKYIRPVFVSRSDQDSRKKTVEEIKRRAHSGGEWPQIMIFPEGTCTNRSCLITFKPGAFIPAVPVQPVVIHYPNKMDTITWTWQGPGAFEILWLTLCQLHNEFEIEYLPIYTPSEEEKKNPALFANNVRRLMAKALGVPITDYSFEDCQLAMAEGQLRLPVDTCLLEFAKLVRRLGLKPRNTEKVLQEYGNRARKLEGEKLDLDDFAHYLDVPVSDLLRDMFALFDEHEDNSMDIREYVIALSVVCRPAKTLETMKLAFKMFEAEEDGAITETELAVILKTALGVTHLSVSRLFSAIDVEDTGKVTFDKFRSFVEQHPEFAEEYLYTENAGLHSGPYHGHQTKPSPSSSSSSSSSAAAAAHGTATTKTANGICPDFSPKDRDGTTDGLLKKHN; encoded by the exons ATAGCGTTAATGACAGTCACACTATTCCCCATTCGTCTGTTCCTCGCCGCATTCATGATGCTGCTGGCCTGGCCCTTTGCCTTCCTGGCCTCAGTGGGACGCTCCGAGACCACCGTCGAACCCCAGTGCCTCTGGAGGAG ACTGGTGGACGTGGTTCTGAGGACCATCATGCGGGTCATGTGGTTCGCCGGAGGCTTCCATTGGATGACGGTGAAAGGTCGAAGGGCGCTGCCCGCAGAAGCGCCCATCCTCACCCTGGCACCCCACTCGTCTTACTTTGACGCCATCCCAGTCACCATGACAATGGCCTCTATTGTCATGAAGGCGGAGAGCAAGGATATACCCCTCTGGGGCA cctTGATCAAGTACATCAGGCCGGTGTTTGTATCACGGTCAGACCAGGACTCCAGGAAGAAGACTGTGGAGGAGATCAAACGCAGAGCCCACTCTGGAGGGGAATGGCCTCAg ATAATGATATTTCCAGAGGGAACGTGCACCAATAGATCCTGCCTAATCACATTCAAGCCAG GGGCGTTCATCCCAGCTGTACCAGTGCAACCTGTGGTGATTCACTACCCAAATAAAATG GACACAATCACATGGACGTGGCAGGGGCCTGGAGC GTTTGAAATCTTGTGGCTGACGCTCTGCCAGCTGCACAATGAGTTTGAGATAGAG tatcTTCCCATCTACACGccctcagaggaggagaagaagaacccCGCTCTCTTTGCGAACAACGTCAGACGCCTCATGGCCAA AGCCCTGGGGGTGCCCATCACCGACTATTCATTTGAAGACTGCCAGCTGGCCATGGCAGAGGGCCAGCTCAGACTGCCAGTCGACACCTGTCTGCTGGAGTTCGCCAAGCTCGTCAGGAGACTGGG GCTGAAACCCCGGAACACGGAGAAGGTTCTGCAGGAGTACGGGAACCGAGCCAGGAAGCTGGAGGGGGAGAAGCTGGACTTGGACGACTTCGCTCACTACCTGGACGTGCCCGTCTCAGACTTGCTGCGAGATATGTTCGCTCTCTTCGACGAG caTGAAGATAACTCCATGGATATCAGAGAATACGTGATCGCCTTATCTGTTGTATGCAGACCCGCCAAAACTCTGGAAACGATGAAATTGGCCTTCAAG ATGTTTGAGGCGGAGGAGGACGGTGCCATCACAGAGACGGAGCTGGCAGTCATCCTGAAGACGGCTTTAGGAGTGACTCACCTCAGCGTGTCCCGTCTGTTCTCCGCCATCGACGTGGAAGACACAGGGAAGGTCACGTTTG ACAAGTTCAGGAGCTTTGTGGAGCAGCACCCGGAGTTCGCCGAGGAGTACCTGTACACGGAAAACGCAGGCCTCCACAGCGGCCCCTACCACGGCCACCAGACTAAGcccagcccctcctcctcctcctcctcctcctcctccgccgccgccgccgcccacGGCACTGCCACCACCAAAACGGCCAACGGCATCTGCCCCGACTTCAGCCCCAAAGACCGCGACGGCACAACAGACGGACTCCTCAAGAAACACAACTGA